The sequence below is a genomic window from Glycine max cultivar Williams 82 chromosome 20, Glycine_max_v4.0, whole genome shotgun sequence.
TATAAAAAAGTTGATTagcaaaacacaactctctcttAAAATAATCCCAATGTCCTATTTAAATTAGCATCTATGaatttaattctaaaaataaacgGGACATAACTATCAACCACAAGGTTATATGTAATGCTTTCCCAAAACATTGCACACAGCCACAAATTTATTTGTGGTTGATACTTACGCCACTGCTTATCTTCAAAGATACACCCATATTAGATGTTGATTTAAGCAAGGTGATGTGACTCAAAGTAATCGGTAGCATGTGAATTAAATCGTTGGATAAGAGAATAAGTAATAAATTTCTAATATTAAATATAGTTATCTCTATCAACATGAATAACAAATCAGAACACACATATAGGTAGAACCCAGACAATATACCTTTGAGAAACCATATATGTACAATTATCCTGATATTTAAGATTTAAGCTTTTCTTGATACTTTGATCCATGTATTTTCTCAATTTTCAggacaatattttctttttctttgattcatAGTTGATATCTATGTTGAATATGAACCGGAACAGAATTGATCATCAAATGATAGATTGCACATGAATATGATTAAGTaggaaagagaaattaaaaaaaaaaaatcttgcacAACAGTAGTTCAAACCGCCTcaaaataactttttgaaaaaataaacttcATCCCATGTGGTGGTTTGAACTGCCACTAAGCTATctgaatataaaattaaattacttgCAGGCGGTTCTAAACCACTGCTAAGGTGTTACAATTAGTATCTCTTACCTTGGCTCAATGTCGATTAAAATCATCGCTAATTGTGTCAGGTTTTTGGCAAAAAGCATCTTTGCGTCAGCAGAATCAACAAAAATTTTGCAACTGTGGAAATTTGGATTAGCGGCAGTTTAAAGAACCGGTAAGTGACATGTTTAATTGACGCTAAATCCCATTTTTTTAGTGATTGTGCATGCCTCTAAACCTATATGGAAAATAATCTTCCATTATGTAACACCATCATCAAAACAGTTATGATGTACATTAATTACACAGTAGGAAACAACACCAAACTGAAAGCAGAAAAATTTGGAAGTggagaaaagtaaaaaatatatgaacagCTTAGGCTGTGTTTGATTATCTATTAAAAAGCCAATGCAtgtattaaaaacaaaagtttttTGGGTTGGGCCAAAAAAGTTCACCGTACTCTCCTCCACTAAAAACTCTCATTCTATCTTAAGCCCATTTAGCCAGAAGAGACATACAACCAGCTCCAAGTAGAAGAGAGAGATTGGCTCCTAATCGGAGGCTGCCACTTTTTTGCATTCTTGGATTCATAAAATCTGCAGCAAGAAGATCTACAAGTGCCATGTAAATCAATATCCCAGCTGATGCTGCATTGAAGATTCCTTCCACAATAAGGGCAGTTGGACTGTTTTCATCGTAAACTTTAGTGATCCCTATGCCAATTCCAATTCCCATTGGAGTTGTTAAAGCAAAGACTAACCCCATTAATGTAATAGATAACTTCTTGAAATTTGCCTGCAATAATTTCACTTCAAATGTCACATATTTTACCTTGTATACTTTTGACTCAGATGCATCAAGTTTTGAAATATGTAAAAATGCATACATAACGTAACACGTAACTCGTAGGATCGGctatattttggttattttttattatatcagttgtcaatttttttctcactttctttatcttttccaTACACGTATACACGCAGAAACCATAAGTCGGGTTAACATTCTCCTCTTGCTTATTGTTTTCTACTTCAACTCACTCTGATTTAATTATATGTCATCacacaattatataaatataacaataactttttattgttccaaaaatatattttttacatagatTTAGAGACAGTCTAACCCCTAGTTGTGTCTTGTGTGGTGACTAACAATCTACTTcaataaatttagaaaataacgATATTTAATAGTTCTTCAAAGTCAACATATAAATGACATTAATTGACTTATAGAAAATATTTGAGTAATTTGTATGAGATGTTAAAAACAATGTTGTTACCATTAActtatatcttaaaaaattttatgatataaagGTACagttcatataaataaaaacactcattagtttcttttatataatataaattagcaCTTATTGAGataatttgcaaaattaagTTTAAGATTATGTTCGTTAAAACATTTCAACTGTAAaactcatttatttgtttggtttgaaataacatttttgAAATACTACTTGAAGTAGTATTTTTTGAAACCCTAACttctagttttttatattttttattttttaaaacttattatatttattaaattttatacttgTCCCTTTTAAGtaaataagaattttattatttttcagtatttttatacttttcaattacttcaataactaatttattgaacactaataatttaataattaatctttgagcttccaactaattttaatagtttGTTAAATATAACTAAGTTGGTTAATTACAGAAacatgttattagttttttatacATATGATTGAGATTCAGTTTTTAATTCATGTATCAAAACTGTTTTAGCAATTTCATCTTcacttcaaaaagaaaatttggcATGTCATGTCACATTCTACATAAGACTTTCGAACATAATGGTACGTTACGAtatgatattaataataaacaattaatggAGTTCTCCTTCTCCATCATTTGATGACTACGAGAAAACAACGACCCCCCAGAACTCCATGGGCTATAAAACGTGATAGAGCCATAGGAACAAAAGAAATAGTAAATTAGAAAGCAATCATTAATTGATATTtgtccaaaaaatagaaaagttagaaaaattcTAACCTGTCATAGTTATATGTTCCATAACAACAGAACCACGCAAATGGTCCAAGTCACAAATAATTTCACAATCACTTTAATTCCTCATATTTTTCTTCAGTTGGTTCAGATCATTGTAAATCAATCAAGAAATTTCATGAATCAAATATAGAAGATGCACATGAACTACTAATTTCCGACAATGACATGTAACATATAGTACCTGAGTTATACAACTTCCAAGTCCCATGCCttcaaaaaattgatgaaaaatcAATGCAGCCATCAGTGGTCTTATTGTTTTAGGACTCTCTGAAGCTCCCAAAGAAATTCCAATGATGATAGAATGAACAATAATTCCTACCTCCAACACctacaattaatttaaaatcatcaTCACAATTCATgtagattaattaaaaattcaacatttatcagataaaaaaaataaaagtacccCATTTAATTATCACTCATCATTTTGCATAATAAGATTGAAAATTGAGGATTTGATcccttaaaattgaaaaaaatgtgtaaagtGAAAAGGTGTTAATGCATTTACAATAGATCGAATTTATGacatattaaaattcaaatcaattataaattatttcatttttattactttatatGTTTCTTCCTTTTAAAAGAGggaaatctaaaaataaaagatcaagCACATGAGaactaaaaaattagaaaatttggaTATGAAgctctaaattataatttatattctttttttcgttTGATATCTCCATAACCTTAAGTAAAACTTTGGATTTTCACATCCTTTCCAAGAATGTATTTTATGGAGATTAAACACAGATTCTTCTCTACACAAACTTACTGTGAGTTTTATACcaattgaatatataatttatattcttcataatataaaaataaaaaatataaaaaattgagataCCTGTGATATGACCCTATGACGAAGAAGTTCCGATGATTGATCATCATCAGTTGGAACATGCCCATGTGCATGACCATGTGTTGCATGTGTGTGAAGATGCACATGTC
It includes:
- the LOC547695 gene encoding zinc transporter protein ZIP1 precursor yields the protein MKRFHSDSKFFTFSILIFLVVLPTLVVAECTCDREDEERDKSKALRYKIAALVSILVAGAIGVCIPLLGKVISALSPEKDTFFIIKAFAAGVILSTGFIHVLPDAFENLTSPCLKEHPWGEFPFTGFVAMCTAMGTLMVDTYATAYFKKHHHSQDEATDVEKESGHEGHVHLHTHATHGHAHGHVPTDDDQSSELLRHRVISQVLEVGIIVHSIIIGISLGASESPKTIRPLMAALIFHQFFEGMGLGSCITQANFKKLSITLMGLVFALTTPMGIGIGIGITKVYDENSPTALIVEGIFNAASAGILIYMALVDLLAADFMNPRMQKSGSLRLGANLSLLLGAGCMSLLAKWA